The following are from one region of the Triticum urartu cultivar G1812 unplaced genomic scaffold, Tu2.1 TuUngrouped_contig_5066, whole genome shotgun sequence genome:
- the LOC125528725 gene encoding uncharacterized protein LOC125528725 yields MDRRGWVLGYGSPHVEAAVENLIDFIEKTKYSVIYYNGWHGLAASVVLRAIIEDPPPSLMKNFDKIIHVDCSRWKSRRALQRKIAEELKLAETVMAIFDKQDEKDDLEGLDEGSRAEIQHVVPVIHRSLQEHRCLVVFQNGSHNRVDLNDLGIPRAVFGTRILWTFRRKILPNSRIEKKMDNSTFCVYERGSLSHKFFLQAEAREIARSMGNLAITPEIVAECCMYLLSLISRGSDIIDYKWATHATKYWVCDGIVQGGHDDEAWDVGTALHQWIGLEDCSFDTLVDFTDSLDAQKRWMVMVVTSTSMEEIKRIEAVTIPPESTSFFLAVQRGSNPPLPSLPDGMFHQSENLRVLRLCNCSFNFSSPPFRCCRSLSFLGLDSCKDQQKEEPVKQRKPTMEFFHSLWVLDIYDTTWELALPQETIEQMAANMREVHVKKGRIWCRNFSWRQLQNLRKLRIIEPTCSWETDELDEFTNMVKLELLDLSGNSTMQVLPRVSETVGLKTLILDGCVQLEHVGPEGLPPSIESFSLSFSSIQEAKVSKISLVGCVHLENFTLHGELPCLEELDLSNTLIRKLDLSSEVVQVPELERLFLIGCENLHAILWWSVKRRLKMLRISNQGKGAIRPHDSSLICCVNRKYDGEVYVRDARFILSLVLGLWEKHSRFLITDSLYLNLYGSLEIKAEGRSINNVGIETHDEQVVRPVRSPIRCCYHDIVLEGGADSYEVPQPLLVPLHRHVEIGDGINLTDVDSDWGVIAIFQLICRAHSLRVHDNFSMLAIAPKQDSVVLIGEPARFDLRWCHVDKCPKLQAIFVPYIKEVNCSFPHLETIWVTDLRTAGCIWSQGIMWAVQQEFVFGQLRSIHLHNCPRLKYVLPISSFILPSLETIKIVSCGSLRQIFPWDVNYDAGREDTVKNFPQLKHIYLHQLHNLEVICEDKMFAPKLETIRIRGSWGLRRLPAVGLRRGVSLPVVDCEKDLWDNLEWDGLEAGHHPSLFKTHHSQYYKKALPRVSVLR; encoded by the exons ATGGACAGGCGTGGATGG GTGCTGGGGTATGGATCACCCCATGTCGAGGCGGCGGTAGAGAATTTGATCGATTTCATTGAGAAAACTAAATATAGTGTCATATATTATAATGGATGGCATGGGTTGGCTGCTTCTGTGGTGCTTAGAGCTATTATCGAAGACCCTCCGCCGTCTCTGATGAAGAATTTCGACAAGATCATCCACGTCGATTGCTCGAGGTGGAAAAGTCGAAGAGCACTACAAAGGAAAATAGCCGAGGAACTGAAGCTTGCTGAAACTGTAATGGCTATTTTTGATAAGCAAGATGAAAAAGATGATTTGGAAGGGTTAGATGAGGGATCTCGAGCTGAGATACAACATGTTGTGCCAGTAATCCATCGATCCCTACAGGAGCATAGATGTTTAGTGGTATTTCAGAATGGGAGCCACAACAGAGTTGACTTGAATGATTTAGGCATTCCTCGAGCAGTGTTCGGCACTAGAATATTGTGGACTTTTAGAAGAAAGATTCTGCCCAACTCAAGAATTGAGAAAAAGATGGACAATTCAACTTTCTGTGTTTACGAAAGAGGTAGTCTCAGTCACAAGTTTTTTCTACAGGCAGAGGCTAGAGAAATTGCTCGATCTATGGGAAATCTTGCCATCACCCCTGAAATAGTGGCCGAGTGCTGCATGTATCTGTTGTCATTAATCTCTCGGGGTAGCGACATTATTGACTATAAGTGGGCTACCCATGCTACCAAATATTGGGTCTGCGATGGCATTGTACAAGGAGGTCATGATGATGAAGCATGGGATGTTGGTACTGCTTTGCATCAATGGATCGGATTAGAGGACTGCTCATTTGATACATTGGTAGATTTTACTGATAGTTTGGACGCCCAGAAACGTTGGATGGTAATGGTTGTCACCTCCACTagtatggaagaaataaaaaggATCGAGGCGGTGACTATTCCTCCAGAGTCAACGTCCTTTTTCCTTGCAGTCCAAAGGGGATCCAATCCTCCATTACCATCATTACCCGATGGCATGTTTCATCAATCGGAAAATCTTCGTGTGCTCAGATTATGCAACTGCTCCTTCAATTTTTCTTCACCTCCTTTCCGCTGTTGTCGAAGCTTAAGCTTCCTTGGATTGGACAGCTGCAAGGATCAACAAAAAGAAGAACCCGTGAAGCAAAGGAAACCAACTATGGAATTTTTTCACAGCCTATGGGTGCTAGATATATATGACACAACTTGGGAACTGGCTCTGCCACAAGAGACAATAGAGCAAATGGCTGCAAACATGAGGGAGGTACATGTGAAGAAGGGAAGGATTTGGTGCCGTAATTTTTCATGGCGACAACTACAGAACCTCCGCAAGCTTCGAATAATTGAACCTACATGCTCTTGGGAAACAGATGAACTGGATGAATTCACAAATATGGTAAAGTTGGAGCTCCTCGATCTATCTGGGAATAGTACAATGCAAGTTTTGCCAAGAGTATCAGAGACAGTTGGTCTGAAGACTCTGATTCTAGATGGCTGTGTTCAGTTGGAGCATGTTGGGCCTGAAGGACTCCCTCCTTCAATTGAATCATTTAGCTTAAGTTTTAGTTCAATCCAAGAAGCAAAAGTCTCCAAGATCTCTTTGGTTGGTTGTGTGCATTTGGAGAACTTCACATTGCATGGAGAATTGCCGTGCCTTGAGGAGCTAGACCTATCAAACACCTTAATCAGGAAACTTGACTTGAGCAGTGAGGTGGTGCAGGTGCCTGAACTAGAGCGGCTCTTTCTGATAGGCTGTGAAAACCTCCACGCAATACTATGGTGGAGCGTCAAAAGAAGGTTGAAAATGCTACGCATCAGCAATCAAGGAAAGGGCGCCATCAGGCCACATGATTCTTCACTTATCTGCTGTGTTAACAGAAAATATGACGGTGAAGTTTATGTTAGAGATGCAAGGTTCATCCTATCGTTGGTGCTCGGTTTGTGGGAAAAACATTCCAGGTTTTTGATTACTGATAGCCTATACTTGAATCTGTATGGGTCTTTGGAGATCAAAGCTGAAGGGAGAAGCATTAATAACGTGGGGATTGAGACCCACGATGAGCAGGTAGTTCGGCCAGTCCGAAGCCCCATCAGATGCTGCTACCATGATATTGTACTCGAGGGGGGCGCTGATTCTTATGAGGTCCCACAGCCACTGCTTGTACCCCTGCACCGTCATGTCGAGATTGGTGATGGAATTAATCTCACTGATGTGGATTCCGATTGGGGAGTCATAGCTATTTTTCAATTGATATGCCGGGCTCACTCATTGCGCGTCCATGACAATTTTTCCATGCTTGCTATTGCCCCCAAACAAGATTCTGTTGTCCTTATAGGTGAACCTGCTCGTTTTGATTTGAGATGGTGCCATGTCGACAAGTGTCCTAAGTTACAGGCAATTTTTGTCCCTTATATCAAGGAGGTCAATTGTTCCTTTCCTCACTTGGAGACCATCTGGGTGACCGATCTCCGAACGGCTGGCTGCATTTGGAGCCAAGGAATAATGTGGGCAGTTCAGCAAGAATTTGTCTTTGGACAACTGCGGAGCATACACTTGCACAACTGCCCGAGGCTCAAGTATGTCCTCCCAATCTCATCATTCATCTTACCCAGCCTGGAGACCATCAAAATAGTCAGCTGTGGTAGTCTCAGGCAGATCTTCCCATGGGACGTGAATTATGACGCTGGAAGAGAAGACACGGTGAAGAACTTTCCACAGCTAAAGCACATCTACCTGCATCAACTCCACAATCTGGAGGTAATATGTGAAGACAAGATGTTTGCTCCAAAGCTTGAGACCATCAGGATAAGGGGCTCTTGGGGCCTTAGGCGCCTCCCGGCGGTGGGCCTTCGCCGTGGAGTCAGTCTTCCTGTTGTAGACTGCGAGAAGGACTTGTGGGATAACCTAGAGTGGGACGGGCTGGAGGCCGGTCACCACCCGTCACTCTTTAAGACACACCACTCACAGTACTACAAGAAGGCCCTTCCTCGAGTCTCAGTCCTCCGTTGA